One Parafrankia irregularis DNA segment encodes these proteins:
- a CDS encoding ParA family protein translates to MAIGRASLWLIATLKGGVRKSTTAMLAAFALAGRGDDVLVIDADAGTQGVTDWATRVYATGGELPFHVVQWAPSQGLLVPFAQKAQRETGAARVLVDIGGEHPEVLRQAVMVADLVLSPIGPEQGELARIPATASLVTPAGVPMLVLLTRVPAAGVGISRAAREYLTAEGHQ, encoded by the coding sequence CAGGGCCTCGCTGTGGCTGATCGCCACACTCAAGGGCGGGGTGCGCAAGAGCACGACCGCGATGCTGGCCGCGTTCGCGCTCGCCGGCCGCGGCGATGATGTTCTGGTCATCGACGCCGACGCCGGCACCCAGGGCGTGACCGACTGGGCCACCCGGGTCTACGCGACCGGCGGGGAGCTGCCGTTCCACGTCGTGCAGTGGGCACCGTCGCAAGGACTGCTGGTGCCGTTCGCGCAGAAGGCCCAGCGCGAGACCGGCGCGGCCCGGGTCCTGGTCGACATCGGCGGCGAGCACCCCGAGGTGCTCCGCCAGGCCGTCATGGTCGCCGACCTCGTGCTCTCCCCGATCGGCCCCGAGCAAGGCGAGCTGGCCCGGATCCCGGCCACCGCGTCTCTCGTGACACCGGCCGGCGTGCCGATGCTCGTTCTGCTCACCCGCGTGCCCGCCGCCGGGGTCGGGATCTCCCGCGCGGCCCGGGAGTACCTCACCGCCGAGGGTCACCAGG